Proteins found in one Pseudomonas sp. P8_241 genomic segment:
- a CDS encoding CsiV family protein, translated as MRLFRSLTLLIALVAPSVFADDLYQVEMILVRQNAVPAIVVRAAPEDWAAGAQPVSQDSLRTPSLNPEVEKLTASNEYSVLLHKAWQQTFGETAVKVAISDGKEQFGQYPIEGTLNLTLGRFTDVDADFWVNQFDSEGLVTASERLKQESHTKNGQLNFLDNGHLGLLIKITSLTAPAPREAPEVVPD; from the coding sequence ATGCGCCTGTTTCGCTCACTGACCTTGTTGATCGCGTTGGTCGCGCCATCGGTATTTGCCGATGATCTGTATCAAGTTGAAATGATTCTGGTGCGTCAGAACGCCGTACCGGCGATTGTCGTCCGCGCCGCGCCGGAAGACTGGGCGGCGGGTGCCCAGCCCGTCAGCCAGGACAGCTTACGTACGCCGAGCCTGAATCCTGAAGTGGAAAAGCTCACTGCCAGCAACGAATACAGCGTCCTGTTGCACAAGGCATGGCAGCAGACGTTCGGTGAGACCGCGGTCAAGGTGGCGATCAGCGACGGCAAGGAGCAATTCGGCCAATATCCGATTGAAGGCACCCTGAACCTGACGCTTGGACGCTTCACCGATGTAGACGCCGATTTTTGGGTCAACCAGTTCGACAGCGAAGGTCTGGTCACCGCCAGCGAACGCCTGAAACAGGAAAGCCACACCAAGAATGGCCAGCTCAACTTCCTCGACAACGGCCACCTGGGCCTGCTGATCAAGATTACTTCCTTGACGGCGCCCGCACCCCGGGAAGCCCCTGAAGTCGTCCCTGACTGA
- a CDS encoding glyceraldehyde-3-phosphate dehydrogenase, producing the protein MWKVPVTQKPDQCLGEWIDREALAEAMIPLIGQLYRNNNVVSSIYGRSLINRSVIAILKAHRFARHRQSDESELSVHETFPLIKAMSELKLGAASVDLGKLAAKFKAEGNGRTAEQFVREELADVVGQQNASARKGTDVVLYGFGRIGRLLARILIEKTGGGDGLRLRAIVVRKGAENDLVKRASLLRRDSVHGPFDGTITIDEANNTITANGNLIQVIYAKSPAEVDYTQYGIENALIVDNTGVWRDADGLGQHLACPGAARVILTAPGKGALKNIVHGINHGEITPDDKIISAASCTTNAIVPVLKAVNDKFGIVNGHVETVHSFTNDQNLIDNFHKGSRRGRAAPLNMVITETGAATAAAKALPVLKGKLTGNAIRVPTPNVSMAILNLNLEKATTREEINEYLRQMAMHSDLHKQIDYVSSQEVVSTDFVGSRHAGVVDAEATITQDNRVVLYVWYDNEFGYSCQVVRVMEDMAGVNPPAFPR; encoded by the coding sequence ATGTGGAAGGTTCCCGTGACTCAGAAGCCCGACCAGTGTCTTGGTGAATGGATCGACCGTGAAGCACTCGCAGAAGCGATGATTCCGCTTATCGGTCAGCTCTACCGCAATAACAACGTGGTGAGCTCGATCTATGGCCGCAGCCTGATCAATCGTTCAGTCATTGCGATTCTCAAAGCTCACCGCTTTGCTCGTCACCGTCAGTCCGACGAAAGCGAGCTGTCCGTCCACGAAACATTCCCGCTGATCAAGGCGATGAGCGAACTCAAGCTCGGCGCCGCTTCGGTGGATCTGGGCAAGCTGGCGGCCAAGTTCAAGGCCGAAGGCAATGGCCGTACTGCCGAGCAGTTCGTCCGTGAAGAACTGGCTGACGTGGTTGGTCAGCAGAACGCTTCCGCCCGCAAAGGCACCGACGTTGTCCTGTACGGCTTCGGTCGTATCGGCCGTCTGCTGGCGCGCATCCTGATCGAGAAAACCGGTGGTGGCGACGGCCTGCGTCTGCGCGCCATCGTGGTCCGCAAGGGCGCCGAGAACGATCTGGTCAAGCGTGCCAGCCTTCTGCGTCGCGACTCGGTCCATGGTCCGTTCGATGGCACCATCACCATTGATGAAGCCAACAACACCATCACCGCCAACGGCAACCTGATCCAGGTGATCTACGCCAAGAGCCCGGCCGAAGTCGACTATACCCAGTACGGCATCGAAAACGCTCTGATCGTCGACAACACCGGTGTATGGCGTGACGCCGATGGCCTGGGCCAGCACCTGGCCTGCCCGGGCGCTGCCCGCGTGATCCTCACCGCACCTGGCAAGGGCGCGCTGAAGAACATCGTGCATGGTATCAACCACGGCGAAATCACCCCTGACGACAAGATCATCTCGGCGGCTTCCTGCACCACCAACGCCATCGTGCCGGTGCTCAAGGCAGTCAACGACAAGTTTGGCATCGTCAACGGCCACGTTGAAACCGTTCACTCGTTCACCAACGACCAGAACCTGATCGACAACTTCCACAAGGGCAGCCGTCGTGGCCGCGCCGCGCCGTTGAACATGGTGATCACCGAGACCGGTGCCGCCACCGCAGCCGCCAAGGCGCTGCCAGTGCTCAAGGGCAAGCTGACCGGCAACGCGATCCGCGTTCCTACGCCAAACGTGTCGATGGCTATCCTGAACCTGAACCTGGAAAAGGCCACCACTCGCGAAGAGATCAACGAGTACCTGCGCCAGATGGCCATGCACTCGGATCTGCATAAGCAGATCGATTACGTGAGCTCCCAGGAAGTGGTTTCCACCGACTTCGTTGGCTCGCGCCACGCAGGCGTTGTGGACGCGGAAGCGACCATTACCCAGGATAACCGCGTTGTTCTGTACGTCTGGTACGACAACGAGTTCGGTTACAGCTGCCAGGTGGTTCGCGTGATGGAAGACATGGCCGGTGTAAACCCGCCAGCTTTCCCGCGCTAA
- a CDS encoding glycerophosphodiester phosphodiesterase — protein sequence MTLIYGHRGAKGEAPENTLTSFQQCLKHGVRRCELDLHLSLDGELMVIHDPTLKRTTERRGKVVEHSAADLVTYDARKGGPGWIKPCPIPTLEQLFEQCDFEHWQLEVKSASRTRAATTVLAIREMAQRHGLLDKVTITSSSREVLKAALDLVPDVSRGLVAEYAWLDPLKVAQSYGCEILALNWTLCTPERLQKAQRQGLHVSVWTVNEPALMRRLADFGVDSLITDFPGLATATLENC from the coding sequence GTGACCCTCATCTACGGCCATCGCGGCGCCAAGGGCGAAGCACCGGAAAACACCCTGACCAGCTTTCAGCAATGTCTGAAGCACGGCGTACGCCGTTGCGAGCTGGACCTGCATTTGTCCCTGGACGGCGAGCTGATGGTCATCCATGACCCGACGCTCAAGCGCACCACCGAGCGTCGCGGCAAGGTCGTCGAACACTCGGCGGCGGACCTGGTGACTTACGATGCGCGCAAGGGGGGTCCGGGCTGGATCAAGCCATGCCCGATTCCAACCCTGGAACAGTTGTTCGAGCAATGCGATTTCGAGCACTGGCAACTGGAAGTCAAAAGCGCTTCGCGCACCCGCGCCGCGACGACGGTCCTGGCGATTCGTGAAATGGCGCAACGTCATGGGTTACTCGACAAGGTGACGATCACGTCGAGCTCGCGCGAAGTGCTGAAAGCCGCGCTGGACCTGGTGCCGGACGTATCCCGCGGGCTGGTGGCCGAGTATGCCTGGCTCGACCCGCTGAAAGTCGCGCAAAGCTATGGCTGTGAGATTCTGGCGCTGAACTGGACCCTGTGCACGCCGGAACGCCTGCAAAAGGCGCAGCGTCAGGGGCTGCATGTGTCAGTGTGGACAGTCAACGAGCCTGCGCTGATGCGCAGACTCGCCGACTTCGGCGTTGACAGCCTGATTACAGACTTTCCCGGTTTGGCCACCGCCACGCTCGAGAATTGCTGA
- the sthA gene encoding Si-specific NAD(P)(+) transhydrogenase gives MAVYNYDVVVLGSGPAGEGAAMNAAKAGRKVAMVDSRRQVGGNCTHLGTIPSKALRHSVRQIMQFNTNPMFRAIGEPRWFSFPDVLKSAEKVISKQVASRTGYYARNRVDVFFGTGSFADEQTIEVVCANGVVEKLVAKHIIIATGSRPYRPADIDFHHPRIYDSDTILSLGHTPRKLIVYGAGVIGCEYASIFSGLGVLVELVDNRGQLLSFLDSEISQALSYHFSNNNITVRHNEDYDRVEGVDNGVILHLKSGKKIKADALLWCNGRTGNTDQLGLENIGVKVNGRGQIEVDENYRTGIQNIYGAGDVIGWPSLASAAHDQGRSAAGSIVDNGSWRFVNDVPTGIYTIPEISSIGKNEQELTQAKVPYEVGKAFFKSMARAQIAGEPQGMLKILFHRETLEVLGVHCFGYQASEIVHIGQAIMNQPGELNTLKYFVNTTFNYPTMAEAYRVAAYDGLNRLF, from the coding sequence ATGGCTGTCTACAACTACGACGTGGTGGTGTTGGGTTCCGGCCCGGCGGGGGAAGGTGCGGCAATGAATGCCGCCAAGGCAGGGCGCAAGGTGGCGATGGTCGATAGCCGTCGCCAGGTCGGCGGCAACTGCACTCACTTGGGCACCATCCCATCCAAGGCACTGCGTCACTCGGTGCGGCAGATCATGCAGTTCAACACCAACCCGATGTTCCGGGCCATTGGTGAGCCGCGTTGGTTTTCGTTCCCGGACGTATTGAAAAGCGCCGAGAAAGTCATCTCCAAACAAGTCGCCTCGCGCACCGGTTACTACGCCCGTAATCGCGTCGACGTGTTCTTCGGCACCGGCAGCTTTGCCGACGAGCAAACCATCGAAGTGGTCTGCGCCAACGGCGTGGTCGAAAAACTGGTGGCCAAGCACATCATCATTGCTACAGGTTCGCGTCCCTATCGCCCGGCGGACATCGATTTCCACCACCCGCGTATCTACGATAGCGATACCATCCTCAGCCTCGGCCACACCCCGCGCAAACTCATCGTTTACGGCGCCGGCGTGATCGGATGCGAATACGCTTCGATCTTCAGCGGTCTGGGCGTGCTGGTTGAGCTGGTGGATAACCGCGGTCAGTTGCTGAGCTTCCTCGACTCGGAAATTTCCCAGGCGTTGAGCTACCACTTCAGCAACAACAACATCACGGTTCGACACAACGAAGACTACGACCGCGTCGAAGGCGTGGACAACGGCGTGATCCTGCACCTCAAGTCCGGCAAGAAGATCAAGGCCGACGCCTTGCTCTGGTGCAACGGCCGTACCGGTAACACCGATCAACTGGGCCTGGAAAACATTGGCGTGAAGGTCAATGGCCGTGGCCAGATCGAAGTCGATGAAAACTACCGCACCGGCATCCAGAATATTTATGGCGCTGGCGACGTAATCGGTTGGCCAAGCCTGGCCAGTGCTGCTCACGACCAAGGTCGTTCGGCCGCTGGCAGTATCGTCGACAACGGCAGCTGGCGCTTCGTGAATGACGTGCCGACCGGCATCTACACCATTCCGGAGATCAGCTCGATCGGCAAGAACGAGCAGGAGCTGACTCAGGCCAAAGTGCCGTACGAAGTGGGCAAGGCGTTCTTCAAGAGCATGGCACGTGCGCAGATCGCCGGCGAGCCGCAAGGCATGCTGAAGATCCTGTTCCACCGTGAAACCCTGGAAGTGCTTGGCGTTCACTGCTTTGGTTATCAGGCGTCGGAGATCGTGCACATCGGTCAGGCGATCATGAACCAGCCGGGCGAACTGAACACGTTGAAGTATTTCGTCAACACCACGTTCAACTACCCGACCATGGCAGAAGCCTATCGGGTAGCGGCATACGACGGCCTCAACCGGCTTTTTTGA
- the mfd gene encoding transcription-repair coupling factor, with translation MPVLRLPLLPAAAGKQHWGNLPGAALSLAIAEAASAAKRFTLLLTADSQSAERLEQELSFFAPDLPVLHFPDWETLPYDLFSPHQDIISQRIASLYRLPELEHGVLVVPITTALHRLAPTKFLLGSSLVLDVGQKLDVEQMRTRLEATGYRYVDTVYEHGEFTVRGSLIDLFPMGSKLPYRIDLFDDEIETLRTFDPENQRSIDKVDSVKLLPAREFPLQKDAVTRFKARFRERFDVDFRRCPIFQDLSSGITPAGIEYYLPLFFDETSTLFDYLPQDTQVFSLPGIEQAAENFWNDVRNRYEERRVDPSRPLLPPAELFLPVEDCFARLKNWPRVVASQQDVESGAGRERFPAQELPNLAIEAKATQPLAALANFLDEFPGRVLFTAESAGRREVLLELLERLKLRPKTVDSWPDFVAGKDRLAITIAPLDEGLLLDEPALALVAESPLFGQRVMQRRRREKRADANNDAVIKNLTELREGAPVVHIDHGVGRYLGLATLEIDSQTAEFLALEYAEGAKLYVPVANLHLIARYTGSDDALAPLHRLGSETWQKAKRKAAEQVRDVAAELLDIYARRAAREGYAFADPKADYATFSAGFPFEETPDQQTTIDAVREDMLAPKPMDRLVCGDVGFGKTEVAMRAAFIAVHGGRQVAILVPTTLLAQQHYNSFRDRFADWPVTVEVMSRFKSTKEVNAAVADLAEGKIDIVIGTHKLLQDDVKIKNLGLVIIDEEHRFGVRQKEQLKALRSEVDILTLTATPIPRTLNMAVSGMRDLSIIATPPARRLSVRTFVMEQNKSTVKEALLRELLRGGQVYYLHNDVKTIEKCAADLAELVPEARIGIGHGQMRERELEQVMSDFYHKRFNVLIASTIIETGIDVPSANTIIIERADKFGLAQLHQLRGRVGRSHHQAYAYLLTPPRQQITTDAEKRLEAIANTQDLGAGFVLATNDLEIRGAGELLGDGQSGQIQAVGFTLYMEMLERAVKSIRKGEQPNLDQPLGGGPEVNLRVPALIPEDYLPDVHTRLILYKRIASATDEEGLKDLQVEMIDRFGLLPEPTKNLMRITALKLQAEILGIKKVDGGPQGGRIEFAAQTPVDPLTLIKLIQSQPKRYKFEGATMFKFMVPMERPEERFNTVEALLERLIPKTA, from the coding sequence GTGCCCGTTCTGCGTCTACCGCTTCTCCCTGCCGCGGCAGGTAAACAGCACTGGGGCAACCTGCCCGGTGCCGCCCTCAGCCTGGCCATTGCCGAGGCTGCGAGCGCTGCCAAGCGCTTTACCTTGCTGCTGACCGCCGATAGCCAAAGTGCTGAACGGCTGGAACAGGAGCTGAGTTTCTTCGCTCCGGATTTGCCTGTGCTGCATTTCCCCGACTGGGAAACCCTGCCCTACGACCTGTTTTCGCCGCACCAGGACATCATTTCCCAGCGCATTGCCAGCTTGTACCGGCTGCCGGAGCTGGAGCATGGCGTGCTGGTCGTGCCGATCACTACGGCCCTGCATCGTCTGGCGCCAACCAAGTTCCTGCTCGGCAGCAGCCTGGTGCTCGACGTCGGGCAGAAGCTCGACGTCGAACAAATGCGCACCCGCCTGGAAGCGACCGGCTACCGCTACGTCGACACCGTGTACGAGCATGGCGAATTTACCGTACGCGGTTCGCTGATCGATCTGTTCCCGATGGGCAGTAAACTGCCCTATCGCATCGACCTGTTCGACGACGAAATCGAAACCCTGCGCACCTTCGACCCGGAAAATCAGCGCTCCATCGACAAGGTCGATTCGGTCAAGCTGCTGCCGGCCCGGGAATTTCCGCTGCAAAAGGATGCGGTCACCCGCTTCAAGGCGCGGTTCCGTGAGCGCTTCGACGTCGACTTCCGCCGCTGCCCGATTTTCCAGGACTTGAGCAGCGGGATTACCCCGGCCGGTATCGAGTACTACCTGCCGCTATTCTTCGACGAAACCTCGACCCTGTTCGATTACCTGCCCCAGGACACCCAAGTGTTCTCGCTGCCAGGCATCGAGCAGGCCGCGGAAAACTTCTGGAACGATGTACGCAATCGCTACGAAGAGCGCCGCGTCGATCCATCCCGTCCTTTATTGCCACCCGCCGAGTTGTTCCTGCCGGTGGAAGACTGCTTCGCGCGCCTGAAGAACTGGCCGCGCGTGGTCGCCAGTCAACAGGATGTCGAAAGCGGCGCCGGTCGCGAACGCTTCCCCGCTCAAGAGTTGCCCAACCTTGCGATCGAAGCCAAGGCTACCCAGCCGTTGGCGGCACTGGCGAACTTCCTCGATGAGTTCCCCGGACGCGTGCTGTTTACCGCCGAGTCCGCGGGCCGTCGCGAAGTGCTGCTCGAACTGCTGGAGCGCCTGAAGCTGCGACCGAAAACCGTCGACAGCTGGCCGGACTTCGTCGCGGGCAAGGATCGCCTGGCGATCACCATCGCCCCACTGGATGAAGGCTTGCTGCTGGACGAACCGGCCCTGGCACTGGTTGCCGAAAGCCCGCTGTTCGGTCAACGCGTGATGCAACGCCGTCGCCGCGAAAAACGCGCCGACGCCAACAACGACGCGGTCATCAAGAACCTCACCGAATTGCGCGAAGGCGCGCCGGTGGTACACATCGATCATGGCGTCGGCCGATACCTGGGCCTGGCGACCCTGGAAATCGACAGCCAGACCGCGGAATTCCTCGCCCTGGAATACGCCGAAGGCGCCAAGCTCTACGTGCCGGTGGCCAACCTGCATTTGATCGCCCGATACACCGGCAGTGACGACGCCCTGGCCCCGCTACACCGCCTCGGCTCCGAGACCTGGCAGAAAGCCAAGCGCAAGGCTGCCGAACAGGTGCGCGACGTGGCGGCAGAACTGCTCGACATCTATGCCCGTCGTGCCGCCCGTGAAGGCTACGCCTTCGCCGACCCGAAAGCCGACTACGCCACCTTCAGCGCCGGCTTCCCGTTCGAAGAAACGCCCGATCAGCAAACCACCATCGACGCCGTGCGCGAAGACATGCTTGCGCCAAAACCGATGGATCGTCTGGTGTGCGGCGACGTAGGTTTCGGCAAGACCGAAGTGGCCATGCGCGCCGCATTTATCGCTGTGCATGGCGGTCGTCAGGTCGCGATCCTGGTGCCAACCACCCTGCTCGCCCAGCAGCATTACAACAGCTTCCGCGACCGCTTCGCCGACTGGCCGGTGACCGTGGAAGTGATGAGCCGCTTCAAGTCGACCAAGGAAGTCAACGCAGCGGTCGCTGACCTTGCAGAAGGCAAGATCGACATCGTCATCGGTACGCACAAGCTGTTGCAGGACGACGTAAAGATCAAAAACCTCGGCCTGGTGATCATCGACGAAGAACACCGCTTCGGCGTGCGCCAGAAAGAACAGTTGAAGGCGCTGCGCAGCGAAGTCGACATCCTGACCCTGACCGCCACGCCGATTCCGCGCACGCTGAACATGGCGGTCTCAGGCATGCGCGATCTCTCGATCATCGCCACGCCGCCGGCCCGTCGCCTGTCGGTGCGCACCTTCGTCATGGAGCAGAACAAAAGCACGGTCAAAGAGGCCCTGCTGCGCGAGCTGCTGCGTGGCGGCCAGGTCTACTACCTGCACAACGATGTGAAAACCATCGAGAAATGTGCCGCCGACCTCGCCGAACTGGTGCCCGAAGCGCGGATCGGCATCGGCCACGGGCAGATGCGCGAACGCGAACTCGAACAGGTGATGAGCGACTTCTACCACAAGCGCTTCAACGTGCTGATTGCCTCGACCATCATCGAGACCGGCATCGACGTGCCGAGCGCCAACACCATCATCATCGAGCGTGCCGACAAGTTCGGCCTGGCGCAGCTGCACCAGTTGCGCGGCCGCGTCGGACGCAGTCACCACCAGGCGTATGCCTACTTGCTGACACCGCCGCGCCAGCAAATCACCACTGACGCGGAAAAGCGCCTGGAAGCGATTGCCAACACCCAGGACCTCGGTGCGGGCTTCGTGCTTGCTACCAACGACCTCGAAATCCGTGGCGCTGGCGAATTGCTCGGGGACGGTCAGAGCGGGCAGATCCAGGCGGTCGGTTTTACCCTGTACATGGAAATGCTCGAGCGCGCCGTGAAGTCGATCCGCAAGGGCGAGCAGCCGAACCTCGATCAACCGCTGGGCGGTGGTCCGGAAGTCAACCTGCGTGTACCTGCGCTCATTCCCGAAGACTATCTGCCGGACGTTCACACCCGCCTGATTCTTTACAAGCGCATCGCCTCGGCTACCGACGAGGAAGGCCTCAAGGACTTGCAGGTGGAGATGATCGACCGTTTCGGCCTGCTGCCGGAGCCGACCAAGAACCTGATGCGCATCACTGCCCTGAAATTGCAGGCCGAGATACTGGGTATCAAGAAAGTCGATGGCGGGCCGCAAGGTGGGCGCATCGAGTTCGCGGCGCAGACACCGGTCGACCCGCTGACCCTGATCAAGCTGATCCAGAGCCAGCCAAAACGTTACAAATTCGAAGGAGCCACGATGTTCAAGTTCATGGTTCCGATGGAGCGTCCGGAAGAGCGCTTTAATACTGTAGAGGCGCTGCTCGAGCGCCTCATCCCGAAAACTGCTTGA
- a CDS encoding PilZ domain-containing protein — protein MSTLDEEDRREYYRIEDMIALEIRPLSATEATGQEVLQDASPLFNLLSELHLSEFESQHLLRQISERDRNLAALLKSQNKRIDLLSQVIAITALGQIGEPQPVIISEGGVDFQHPTPIAAESRLSVKLVLMPQALGLLLRARVTHCDRRGDGYDVGTEFEHLTDAQRQLLARHIFQKQAQERRLAREQLDSGI, from the coding sequence ATGTCGACATTAGATGAAGAAGATCGCCGCGAATACTACCGTATCGAGGACATGATCGCACTGGAAATTCGGCCCCTGTCCGCTACCGAAGCCACAGGCCAGGAAGTGTTGCAGGATGCTTCTCCGCTCTTCAATCTGCTCAGCGAATTGCACCTGAGCGAATTCGAGTCCCAGCACCTGTTGCGTCAGATCAGCGAACGCGACCGGAACCTCGCGGCGCTCCTCAAATCCCAGAACAAACGCATCGATCTGTTGAGCCAGGTGATCGCCATCACCGCACTCGGACAGATTGGCGAGCCGCAGCCGGTGATCATCTCCGAAGGTGGCGTCGATTTTCAGCATCCAACACCCATTGCTGCAGAATCACGTCTGTCGGTCAAGCTGGTGTTGATGCCGCAAGCCTTGGGCCTGCTGCTGCGCGCACGGGTCACCCATTGCGACCGCAGGGGCGATGGTTATGACGTCGGCACCGAGTTCGAACACCTGACCGACGCCCAACGACAACTCCTCGCCCGCCACATCTTTCAGAAGCAGGCACAGGAACGACGTCTGGCCCGCGAACAACTCGACTCAGGCATTTAA
- a CDS encoding FAD:protein FMN transferase has protein sequence MESFSGPTMGSSYSIKYVLRADLPAPDQVRGQVEKILADVDQQMSTYRSDSDVERFNALPANRCQTMPAPILELVRVGEQLSAQSEGSFDLTVEPLLNLWGFGPQAREEKVPTAEALAEVRQRVGYTHLRIQGDQLCKDAAVEVDFNSIAAGYAVDTIAARLEGRGIHDYLVEVTGELKAAGNKPDGSPWRIALEEPRDDRQVAERIIAVDGYGVSTSGDYRNYFEQDGQRFSHTFDARAGAPVSHSLASVTVIHPSALMADGLSTLLLILGPERGLDYAEKHDIGAFFVIRADTGFVTRSSHAFERLSGEKTE, from the coding sequence ATGGAAAGCTTCAGCGGCCCGACCATGGGCAGCAGTTATTCGATCAAGTATGTTCTCCGTGCCGATCTTCCCGCTCCAGACCAGGTTCGGGGGCAAGTCGAAAAAATCCTCGCTGACGTCGATCAGCAAATGTCGACCTACCGCAGTGATTCGGACGTTGAGCGCTTCAACGCGTTACCTGCCAATCGTTGTCAGACCATGCCTGCGCCGATCCTCGAATTGGTGCGCGTTGGCGAACAGTTGTCTGCGCAAAGCGAAGGCTCTTTCGATTTGACTGTCGAGCCGCTGCTCAATCTGTGGGGCTTCGGTCCGCAGGCGCGTGAGGAAAAAGTGCCGACGGCCGAAGCGCTTGCCGAGGTGCGCCAGCGTGTCGGCTACACCCACCTGCGCATTCAGGGTGATCAACTGTGCAAGGACGCCGCCGTCGAGGTTGATTTCAACAGTATCGCTGCCGGGTACGCCGTTGACACGATTGCTGCAAGGCTTGAGGGGCGAGGCATCCACGACTACCTCGTCGAAGTCACCGGCGAACTCAAGGCCGCTGGCAACAAGCCCGATGGCTCGCCATGGCGCATTGCCCTGGAAGAACCTCGGGATGACCGACAGGTGGCTGAGCGCATCATCGCTGTCGATGGATACGGTGTTTCCACCTCCGGCGACTACCGCAATTATTTCGAGCAGGACGGCCAGCGCTTTTCCCACACCTTCGATGCCCGCGCCGGTGCACCGGTCTCACACAGTTTGGCGTCAGTGACGGTGATTCATCCTTCAGCCTTGATGGCCGATGGCCTGTCGACGCTGTTGCTGATTCTCGGTCCTGAGCGCGGTTTGGACTACGCCGAAAAACACGATATCGGCGCATTTTTTGTGATTCGTGCCGATACAGGTTTCGTCACACGCAGCAGTCACGCTTTCGAACGCCTCAGTGGCGAAAAAACCGAGTGA